A genomic segment from Geitlerinema sp. PCC 7407 encodes:
- a CDS encoding carbohydrate-binding protein, with amino-acid sequence MARSKALWGAIAALGLAGCGTWQVWAESRPPEASQASSPVSRDLVQAPYEWRNVAIGGMGFVTGIVIHPQDPEVVYARTDVGGLFRWEEGEQRWVALMDGLPRSQRSRYGIESVALDPTDPQTVYVAAGMYLRQDTSDILRSRDGGRTWEAAGLRSPTGKPVRMGGNEEWRWAGERLAVDPQNSQKIYFGSRLDGLYRSTNGGDSWQALTGFPALDEKAQIAFVEVGPEVLYVGVINQGIYASRDDGQTWQRLAGGPPEPQRPQQSAIAPDGTLYVTFFQRKDRGGGVWRYRQDRWQDITPKANKDYGAIALDPTNPQTLLVSQFPLSPKALHRSQDGGDSWQPVALQAERVAWWPDWHLYTLMGGLAIDPQRPQRVWLTNGFGVLRTEDITQPRRAWQPIMQGLEELVTFVIKSPPVPGGADLLSGVADMDGFRHLSRDRQPTHTYDRGTFGDTTGLDFSEADPRIVARVGSFPGPGGREDSQSRGAYSSDNGRTWTPFEQPPPGAVNGKIALSATLQANGKPVMVWAPQDDVYPHRSLDGGRTWQPVKGAPNRTTLQLWFPSQAIASDRVDGQVFYLYHYGQGGTMYRSDDSGATWRPVAKGLPDSHKHHLQARPGQRGDLWLSFEGEALYRSTDAGETFEKVAQIAEADKFAFGGPAPGRTNPTIFVYGIINGQEGLFRSDDATSLPGPATGATWRRISTTEQTLSKVKFLEGDRRVFGRVYVGTGGRGIFYGEPRARQAPRP; translated from the coding sequence ATGGCTAGATCAAAAGCGCTTTGGGGCGCGATCGCTGCTTTGGGGCTGGCGGGGTGCGGAACCTGGCAGGTTTGGGCTGAAAGTCGCCCACCAGAAGCCTCCCAGGCGTCTTCGCCCGTCAGCCGCGATCTCGTGCAGGCCCCCTACGAATGGCGCAACGTGGCCATTGGCGGCATGGGCTTTGTGACGGGCATTGTGATCCATCCCCAGGATCCAGAGGTGGTGTACGCCCGCACCGACGTGGGCGGCCTGTTTCGCTGGGAGGAGGGGGAGCAGCGCTGGGTCGCCCTGATGGACGGCCTGCCGCGATCGCAGCGATCGCGCTATGGCATCGAGAGCGTGGCCCTCGACCCCACCGATCCCCAGACGGTTTACGTGGCGGCGGGCATGTACCTGCGCCAGGACACCAGCGATATTTTGCGGTCCCGCGACGGCGGCCGCACCTGGGAGGCTGCTGGCCTGCGATCGCCCACAGGAAAGCCTGTCCGCATGGGCGGCAACGAAGAGTGGCGCTGGGCCGGAGAGCGGCTGGCCGTCGATCCCCAAAATTCCCAAAAGATCTACTTCGGCTCGCGCCTCGATGGCCTCTACCGCAGCACCAACGGCGGCGACTCCTGGCAGGCCCTAACCGGTTTTCCGGCCCTGGACGAAAAAGCGCAAATCGCCTTTGTGGAGGTGGGACCCGAGGTTCTCTACGTGGGGGTGATCAACCAAGGGATCTACGCCAGTCGCGACGACGGCCAGACTTGGCAGCGCCTCGCTGGCGGTCCTCCCGAGCCCCAGCGCCCCCAGCAAAGCGCGATCGCCCCTGATGGGACGCTCTACGTGACGTTCTTTCAGCGCAAGGATCGGGGGGGCGGCGTGTGGCGCTATCGCCAGGACCGCTGGCAGGACATCACGCCCAAAGCCAACAAGGACTACGGGGCGATCGCCCTCGACCCCACCAATCCCCAAACCCTGCTGGTGTCCCAGTTTCCCCTCAGCCCCAAGGCCCTCCACCGCTCCCAGGACGGCGGCGACTCCTGGCAGCCCGTCGCGCTCCAGGCCGAGCGGGTCGCTTGGTGGCCTGACTGGCACCTGTACACCCTGATGGGCGGGCTCGCCATTGATCCCCAGCGGCCCCAGCGCGTGTGGCTGACCAATGGCTTTGGGGTTTTGCGGACCGAGGATATTACTCAGCCTCGCCGGGCCTGGCAGCCGATCATGCAGGGCCTTGAGGAGCTAGTCACCTTCGTGATCAAGAGCCCGCCGGTCCCCGGCGGCGCTGATCTGCTGAGCGGGGTCGCGGACATGGACGGCTTTCGCCACCTATCCCGCGATCGCCAGCCCACCCACACCTACGATCGCGGCACGTTTGGCGATACGACGGGGCTGGACTTTTCGGAAGCCGATCCCCGGATCGTGGCCCGCGTCGGCAGCTTCCCAGGCCCCGGCGGCCGCGAAGACAGCCAGTCTCGCGGCGCCTACTCCTCGGACAATGGCCGCACCTGGACGCCCTTCGAGCAGCCGCCCCCCGGCGCGGTCAATGGCAAAATCGCCCTTTCGGCGACGCTCCAGGCCAACGGCAAGCCGGTGATGGTCTGGGCGCCCCAGGACGACGTGTATCCCCACCGATCCCTCGACGGCGGCCGCACCTGGCAGCCGGTGAAGGGCGCTCCCAACCGCACCACCCTCCAGCTCTGGTTTCCCAGTCAGGCGATCGCCTCGGACCGGGTAGACGGCCAGGTGTTTTACCTCTATCACTACGGCCAGGGCGGCACCATGTACCGCAGCGACGACAGCGGCGCGACCTGGCGACCCGTGGCCAAGGGTTTGCCCGATTCGCACAAGCACCATTTGCAGGCCCGACCCGGCCAGCGGGGCGATCTGTGGCTGAGCTTCGAGGGGGAGGCGCTGTACCGCTCCACCGACGCTGGTGAGACCTTCGAGAAAGTGGCCCAGATCGCCGAGGCCGATAAGTTCGCCTTTGGCGGACCTGCCCCCGGACGCACCAACCCGACGATCTTTGTCTACGGCATCATCAACGGCCAGGAGGGCCTGTTTCGCTCCGACGACGCGACCAGTCTGCCGGGTCCCGCCACCGGGGCGACCTGGCGGCGCATTTCCACCACCGAGCAGACCCTGAGCAAGGTGAAATTTTTGGAGGGCGATCGCCGGGTGTTTGGCCGGGTCTACGTGGGGACGGGGGGACGGGGGATTTTTTATGGCGAGCCTAGGGCAAGGCAGGCACCTCGTCCGTGA